A genomic region of Ovis aries strain OAR_USU_Benz2616 breed Rambouillet chromosome 20, ARS-UI_Ramb_v3.0, whole genome shotgun sequence contains the following coding sequences:
- the MDC1 gene encoding mediator of DNA damage checkpoint protein 1 isoform X9 — translation MEVSHFPCLHFPFKIMEDTQILNWEVEEEEEVAESPNESLGYSLEPLAQLHIFSSSYGPEKDFPLYLGKNMIGRMPDCSVALPFSSISKQHAVIEISAWDKAPVLRDCGSLNGTQILRPPKVLSPGVSHRLRDRELILFADLPCQYHRLDVPRPFVSRGPLSVEETPRVQGGTQPSRLLLAEDSEEEVDSLLDKCVVKGPRTSSSATVVPESDEEGPSPAPDGPGPPSAFNLNSDTDEEESQESGAGEASSAARRGTAAETEQPEPVTAEIQIEKDQCSVKERNGDTEIERDVRNGVVPTGVILERSQPSGEDSDTDVSDESGPRRRLVGVRPKRAWSCNFIDSDTDGEDEGIPATPAVVPMKERQIFHEAGTQSPQAPGVARWQGSPADGDTDIEEGEAPPDRSQASVVIDSNTDDEEEVSAALTLACLRESQAGKWNRDPDAEETRAQPVALLERSQASAGGDSDTDVEEEGLPVERRGMVPKGYMDREYSKKSQHLPRDSDTEGKEDESSPGVHLERSQASAQVEDEVPLGPAVALPEKRQVQGIVWPHHTDAEAEGDPAQLPVLRLEEARPPLAGDCELDSENTSAVRKSQLPAEKDAGTTWAAAVPEQDRALAIGTQGGSSTAPGEQDLLPVSREDLADMVVDIGTPGEPQPQREGAQTTTGREREPYGNRATDSGDNLHDSEDLDLPATQCFVDRKNQSLEAAPSMEDEPTQAFLFPLPQEPGPSCCSSQATGSLDESWEALATQPFCPRESEASETQTVVTLLDTHASWPSPSRTAQQEQHPESPVHAEPLGMEGREMQTVEKEMGTPRETAERVIPEGGPPQEETKKLPSEGEREDVTGEEELIGGIQGREKNQVFPRDTQSQESDKKVKSASTGRGMEIVKVEIETPKETQEKEREKQTLAGEIFESEAGKLVIERESEADGLEVKEPQELLDRSPQMGETEAGDQDQKGQASGLPSEPGAGAGDLQGLASDPVAFGSQAGGGRGAPGSPRRQQRGDLNCEMPPAQKASRGDQESPDACLPPAAPEASAALPNSLISQIQKHPAPQSLLFPSLAPLELPIPRTRQNETQEAPETPFSSELNSVHPEPKVRLQASSPVSSLPLEPHPTTPTGQPIALEPISGVSRSRTCSSFDVTASSVVPTAVALQPSTSTDKPVTPKPTLRAPRGRAQRSSVKTPVPSVTTDQPVAPELTAMATRGRVQRSSVKIPKPDNPTTPKPQPSTSTDQPVIPKPTSRAPRGRTPRSSAKTPEPAVPTASELQPAAPKDQPVAPELTSRATRGRTQRSIKTSKPDMPTTPEPQPSTSTDQPVTPKPTSRAPRGRTPRSSAKTPEPVVSTASELQPSALTDEPVTPELTSRATRGRAQRSSVKTPDPVTTTTPELQPSTSTDQLVTPKRTSRAPRGRTRRLSAKTPEPVVPTASELQPSAPADQPVGPWATQCRRHRSSVKTPEPVVPTVPEPQPSTSKDQSVTPEPTSQATESQTHRSSIKTSQPTEPTAPDLKPSSPTDQLVTPKVIAQGGPSRTGRASTASAVLVPTTPEFQSPVPSEQPLPPDPIPEVNCSRRLRATRKHGSPTAHVHEPCTVPPEPNSHSSRNQRHGAVKAAKPLSTIPEPAFAQLPEAPPHTPQVPKEEAADGSGFTPEPQPRASQNHKRPSATAHSPPLQKRLQRGRVPQKAASLKEEEENPVARPRKEEGVVIPGPGKRKREQTEEESQGRPSRSLRRTKPMQESTAPKVLFTGVVDARGERTVLALGGSLASSVAEASHLVTDRIRRTVKFLCALGRGIPILSLAWLHEVRSQEMVTHTRRDSDGRRLLSPARQAASCPRTNIW, via the exons ATGGAGGTGTCCCACTTTCCTTGTCTACATTTTCCCTTTAAG ATCATGGAAGACACCCAGATTTTAAACTGGGAAgttgaagaagaggaggaggttgCAGAGAGCCCCAATGAATCTCTGGGGTATAGCTTGGAGCCCCTAGCACAGCTGCATATCTTCAGTAGTTCCTATGGACCAGAAAAAG ACTTCCCACTCTACCTTGGAAAGAACATGATAGGCCGAATGCCTGATTGCTCTGTGGCCCTGCCCTTTTCATCAATATCCAAACAACATGCAGTGATTGAAATCTCTGCCTGGGACAAGGCGCCTGTCCTTCGGGATTGCGGGAGCCTCAATGGCACTCAAATCCTGCGGCCTCCTAAGGTCCTGAGCCCTGGGGTGAGTCATCGTTTGCGGGACCGGGAGTTGATTCTCTTTGCTGACTTGCCCTGCCAGTACCATCGCTTGGATGTCCCCCGGCCTTTTGTCTCCCGGGGCCCTCTAAGTGTAGAGGAGACACCCAGGGTACAGGGAGGAACTCAACCCTCCAGGCTTCTGTTGGCTGAGGACTCAGAGGAAGAAGTAG ATTCCCTTTTGGACAAGTGTGTGGTGAAAGGACCAAGGACCTCCTCTTCGGCAACAGTCGTTCCAGAGAG TGATGAAGAAGGGCCTTCCCCTGCCCCAGATGGGCCCGGGCCACCTTCTGCCTTCAACTTGAACAGCGACACGGATGAGGAAGAAAGTCAGGAATCAGGAGCAGGGGAGGCCTCTTCAGCTGCCAGAAGAGGTACCGCTGCAGAGACGGAACAGCCTGAACCTGTCACAGCCGAGATCCAGATTGAGAAGGATCAGTGTTCCGTGAAGGAGAGGAACGGGGACACAGAAATCGAGAGGGATGTGAGGAATGGGGTGGTTCCGACTGGAGTGATTCTGGAGAGGAGCCAGCCTTCTGGGGAGGACAGTGACACAGATGTGAGTGATGAGAGTGGGCCTCGAAGAAGGCTTGTTGGGGTCCGTCCGAAAAGGGCCTGGTCTTGTAACTTCATAGACAGTGATACCGATGGAGAGGACGAGGGGATCCCTGCTACCCCAGCAGTGGTTCCCATGAAGGAGAGGCAGATCTTCCACGAAGCTGGTACACAGAGCCCCCAGGCACCTGGTGTGGCACGTTGGCAGGGGAGCCCAGCTGATGGTGATACAGATATAGAGGAGGGGGAGGCCCCCCCAGACAGAAGCCAAGCCTCCGTGGTGATCGACAGCAATACAGACGATGAGGAAGAAGTCTCAGCAGCACTGACACTGGCATGTCTAAGAGAGAGCCAGGCTGGTAAGTGGAACCGAGATCCAGATGCAGAAGAGACCAGGGCCCAACCCGTGGCCCTTCTGGAGCGAAGCCAGGCCTCTGCTGGGGGAGACAGTGACACAGATGTGGAGGAAGAGGGGCTCCCAGTGGAAAGGAGGGGAATGGTTCCCAAGGGTTACATGGACAGGGAATATTCAAAAAAGAGCCAGCACCTTCCCAGGGACAGTGATACAGAGGGGAAGGAAGATGAGAGCTCACCGGGGGTCCACCTGGAGAGAAGCCAGGCCTCTGCACAAGTGGAGGATGAGGTCCCACTGGGGCCAGCTGTTGCACTTCCGGAGAAGCGTCAGGTACAAGGCATAGTGTGGCCACATCACACCGATGCGGAGGCAGAAGGGGACCCGGCACAGCTCCCCGTGCTGCGTCTAGAGGAAGCCCGGCCTCCTCTAGCTGGGGACTGTGAACTGGATTCGGAGAACACATCTGCTGTCAGAAAGAGCCAGCTTCCGGCGGAAAAAGATGCTGGGACCACGTGGGCTGCAGCCGTTCCTGAACAGGACAGAGCACTTGCCATCGGGACCCAGGGTGGGTCATCCACGGCACCAGGGGAGCAAGACCTTCTCCCGGTCTCAAGGGAAGACCTAGCAGATATGGTGGTGGACATAGGCACTCCAGGGGAGCCCCAACCGCAGAGAGAGGGGGCCCAGACCACcacaggaagggagagagaaccATATGGGAATAGGGCCACAGACTCTGGAGACAACCTCCACG ATTCTGAAGATCTGGACCTACCAGCTACCCAGTGCTTTGTAGACAGAAAGAATCAGAGCCTGGAAG CAGCCCCCAGCATGGAGGATGAGCCCACCCAGgccttcctgtttcctctgccccaAGAGCCTGGCCCTTCCtgttgcagctcccaggccacAG GTTCCTTGGATGAGTCATGGGAGGCGTTGGCGACACAGCCATTCTGTCCGAGAGAATCTGAGGCCTCCGAGACCCAAACCGTTGTCACCCTCCTTGACACCCATGCATCTTGGCCCTCTCCATCTAGGACAGCACAGCAAGAGCAACATCCAGAGAGCCCAGTCCATGCAGAGCCACTGGGGATGGAAGGCAGAGAGATGCAGactgtggagaaagaaatgggtaCCCCAAGAGAAACAGCAGAGAGGGTGATCCCTGAGGGAGGGCCACCGCAGGAGGAAACCAAGAAACTGCCctcagaaggagagagggaagatgtGACGGGAGAGGAAGAATTAATCGGGGGGATACAgggcagagaaaaaaatcaggtgTTTCCTAGAGATACTCAGAGCCAAGAATCtgacaaaaaagtgaaaagtgcaagtacTGGAAGGGGAATGGAGATTGTAAAGGTAGAAATTGAGACACccaaggaaacacaagagaaagagagagaaaagcagactCTCGCAGGGGAAATATTTGAGAGTGAAGCAGGGAAACTGGtaatagagagagagagcgaggCAGATGGGTTAGAAGTCAAGGAACCCCAAGAGCTACTGGACAGAAGCCCACAGATGGGGGAGACAGAGGCGGGGGACCAGGACCAGAAAGGCCAAGCCTCTGGTCTGCCATCAGAGCCTGGAGCAGGGGCAGGAGACCTTCAGGGACTTGCTTCAGACCCAGTAGCTTTTGGGAGCCAGGCAGGTGGAGGAAGGGGAGCCCCAGGGAGCCCCAGGAGGCAGCAGAGAG GTGACTTGAATTGCGAGATGCCACCTGCTCAGAAGGCTTCCAGG GGTGATCAGGAATCCCCAGATGCTTGTCTGCCTCCTGCAGCGCCTGAAGCCTCAGCCGCACTCCCAAATTCCCTCATCTCTCAGATCCAAAAACATCCCGCACCTCAGTCCCTCCTTTTTCCCTCTCTAGCTCCTTTAGAACTGCCTATTCCCAGGACCAGACAAAATGAGACTCAGGAAGCTCCAGAGACTCCCTTCTCCTCAGAGCTGAACTCTGTCCACCCAGAACCCAAAGTCAGGCTCCAGGCATCCTCTCCAGTTTCTTCTCTACCCCTTGAGCCCCACCCTACCACCCCCACAGGCCAGCCTATTGCCCTTGAACCCATATCTGGGGTCTCTCGGAGTAGGACATGTAGTTCCTTTGATGTAACTGCCTCATCAGTTGTCCCCACAGCCGTTGCACTGCAGCCATCCACCTCCACAGACAAGCCTGTCACCCCTAAGCCCACACTTCGGGCCCCTCGGGGCAGGGCACAGAGGTCTTCTGTCAAAACCCCTGTACCCAGTGTCACCACAGACCAGCCTGTTGCCCCTGAGCTCACAGCTATGGCAACTCGGGGCAGGGTACAGAGGTCTTCTGTCAAGATTCCCAAACCAGATAACCCCACAACACCCAAGCCCCAGCCTTCCACTTCTACAGACCAGCCTGTCATCCCCAAACCCACATCTCGGGCCCCTCGGGGCAGGACACCTAGGTCTTCTGCCAAGACTCCTGAACCAGCTGTCCCCACAGCCTCTGAGCTCCAGCCTGCTGCCCCTAAAGACCAGCCTGTTGCTCCTGAGCTCACATCTAGAGCCACTCGGGGCAGGACACAGAGGTCTATCAAGACTTCCAAACCAGATATGCCCACAACTCCCGAGCCCCAGCCTTCCACTTCCACAGACCAGCCTGTCACCCCCAAACCCACGTCTCGGGCCCCTCGGGGCAGGACACCTAGGTCTTCCGCCAAGACTCCTGAACCAGTTGTCTCCACAGCCTCTGAGCTCCAGCCTTCTGCCCTCACAGATGAGCCTGTCACTCCTGAGCTCACATCTAGGGCTACTCGGGGCCGGGCACAGAGGTCCTCTGTCAAAACCCCTGATCCAGTTACCACCACAACACCTGAGCTCCAGCCTTCCACCTCCACAGACCAGCTTGTCACCCCCAAACGCACATCTCGGGCCCCTCGAGGCAGGACACGTAGGTTGTCTGCCAAGACTCCTGAACCAGTTGTTCCCACAGCCTCTGAGCTCCAGCCTTCTGCCCCTGCAGACCAGCCTGTTGGTCCTTGGGCCACTCAGTGTAGAAGACATAGGTCTTCTGTCAAGACCCCAGAACCAGTTGTCCCCACAGTCCCTGAACCTCAGCCTTCCACTTCTAAAGACCAGTCTgtcactcctgagcccacatctcaGGCCACTGAGAGCCAAACACATAGGTCCTCTATCAAGACATCCCAGCCAACGGAACCCACAGCCCCTGACCTCAAACCTTCCTCCCCCACAGACCAGCTTGTCACTCCCAAGGTCATAGCTCAGGGTGGTCCAAGCAGGACAGGAAGGGCTTCCACAGCAAGTGCTGTGCTGGTTCCTACTACCCCTGAATTCCAGTCTCCAGTCCCGTCAGAACAGCCTCTTCCCCCTGACCCCATCCCCGAAGTCAACTGCAGCAGGAGGCTGAGGGCCACTAGGAAACATGGGTCTCCCACAGCTCATGTTCATGAGCCCTGCACCGTACCCCCTGAACCTAACTCCCACTCTTCAAGGAACCAAAGACATGGGGCAGTGAAAGCAGCCAAGCCCCTTAGCACCATTCCTGAGCCTGCCTTTGCCCAGCTCCCCGAGGCACCGCCTCACACTCCCCAGGTGCCAAAGGAGGAGGCAGCAGATGGATCAGGCTTCACCCCAGAGCCCCAGCCTAGGGCCTCTCAAAACCACAAGAGGCCTTCAGCTACTGCACATTCACCTCCACTTCAAAAACGGCTCCAGAGAGGGAGAGTCCCTCAGAAGGCAGCATCCCttaaggaagaagaagaaaatccaGTAGCGAGGCCGAGGAAGGAAGAG GGTGTAGTGATTCCAGGTCCaggcaagagaaagagagagcagacAGAAGAGGAGTCCCAGGGAAGACCGAGCCGCAGCCTGCGACGGACCAAACCGATGCAGGAGTCCACGGCCCCCAAA GTGCTGTTCACCGGTGTGGTGGATGCTCGCGGAGAGAGGACGGTGCTGGCCTTGGGGGGCAGTTTGGCCAGCTCGGTGGCCGAGGCTTCTCACCTGGTGACTGATCGGATCCGCCGGACGGTCAAGTTTCTGTGTGCCCTGGGCCGGGGCATCCCCATCCTCTCCCTGGCCTGGCTGCATGAGGTGAGAAGCCAGGAGATGGTGACACACACCCGCAGAGACAGTGACGGGAGAAGGCTGCTCAG TCCCGCAAGGCAGGCTGCTTCTTGCCCCCGGACGAATATTTGGTGA
- the MDC1 gene encoding mediator of DNA damage checkpoint protein 1 isoform X20, whose product MEVSHFPCLHFPFKIMEDTQILNWEVEEEEEVAESPNESLGYSLEPLAQLHIFSSSYGPEKDFPLYLGKNMIGRMPDCSVALPFSSISKQHAVIEISAWDKAPVLRDCGSLNGTQILRPPKVLSPGVSHRLRDRELILFADLPCQYHRLDVPRPFVSRGPLSVEETPRVQGGTQPSRLLLAEDSEEEVDSLLDKCVVKGPRTSSSATVVPESDEEGPSPAPDGPGPPSAFNLNSDTDEEESQESGAGEASSAARRGTAAETEQPEPVTAEIQIEKDQCSVKERNGDTEIERDVRNGVVPTGVILERSQPSGEDSDTDVSDESGPRRRLVGVRPKRAWSCNFIDSDTDGEDEGIPATPAVVPMKERQIFHEAGTQSPQAPGVARWQGSPADGDTDIEEGEAPPDRSQASVVIDSNTDDEEEVSAALTLACLRESQADSEDLDLPATQCFVDRKNQSLEAPSMEDEPTQAFLFPLPQEPGPSCCSSQATGSLDESWEALATQPFCPRESEASETQTVVTLLDTHASWPSPSRTAQQEQHPESPVHAEPLGMEGREMQTVEKEMGDLNCEMPPAQKASRGDQESPDACLPPAAPEASAALPNSLISQIQKHPAPQSLLFPSLAPLELPIPRTRQNETQEAPETPFSSELNSVHPEPKVRLQASSPVSSLPLEPHPTTPTGQPIALEPISGVSRSRTCSSFDVTASSVVPTAVALQPSTSTDKPVTPKPTLRAPRGRAQRSSVKTPVPSVTTDQPVAPELTAMATRGRVQRSSVKIPKPDNPTTPKPQPSTSTDQPVIPKPTSRAPRGRTPRSSAKTPEPAVPTASELQPAAPKDQPVAPELTSRATRGRTQRSIKTSKPDMPTTPEPQPSTSTDQPVTPKPTSRAPRGRTPRSSAKTPEPVVSTASELQPSALTDEPVTPELTSRATRGRAQRSSVKTPDPVTTTTPELQPSTSTDQLVTPKRTSRAPRGRTRRLSAKTPEPVVPTASELQPSAPADQPVGPWATQCRRHRSSVKTPEPVVPTVPEPQPSTSKDQSVTPEPTSQATESQTHRSSIKTSQPTEPTAPDLKPSSPTDQLVTPKVIAQGGPSRTGRASTASAVLVPTTPEFQSPVPSEQPLPPDPIPEVNCSRRLRATRKHGSPTAHVHEPCTVPPEPNSHSSRNQRHGAVKAAKPLSTIPEPAFAQLPEAPPHTPQVPKEEAADGSGFTPEPQPRASQNHKRPSATAHSPPLQKRLQRGRVPQKAASLKEEEENPVARPRKEEGVVIPGPGKRKREQTEEESQGRPSRSLRRTKPMQESTAPKVLFTGVVDARGERTVLALGGSLASSVAEASHLVTDRIRRTVKFLCALGRGIPILSLAWLHESRKAGCFLPPDEYLVTDPEQEKNFGFSLREALSRAQERRLLEGYEIHVTPGVQPPPPQMGEIISCCGGAILPSMPRSYKPQRFVITCSQDFPRCAVPYRVGLPILSPEFLLTGVLKQEVKPEAFAFSTVEMSST is encoded by the exons ATGGAGGTGTCCCACTTTCCTTGTCTACATTTTCCCTTTAAG ATCATGGAAGACACCCAGATTTTAAACTGGGAAgttgaagaagaggaggaggttgCAGAGAGCCCCAATGAATCTCTGGGGTATAGCTTGGAGCCCCTAGCACAGCTGCATATCTTCAGTAGTTCCTATGGACCAGAAAAAG ACTTCCCACTCTACCTTGGAAAGAACATGATAGGCCGAATGCCTGATTGCTCTGTGGCCCTGCCCTTTTCATCAATATCCAAACAACATGCAGTGATTGAAATCTCTGCCTGGGACAAGGCGCCTGTCCTTCGGGATTGCGGGAGCCTCAATGGCACTCAAATCCTGCGGCCTCCTAAGGTCCTGAGCCCTGGGGTGAGTCATCGTTTGCGGGACCGGGAGTTGATTCTCTTTGCTGACTTGCCCTGCCAGTACCATCGCTTGGATGTCCCCCGGCCTTTTGTCTCCCGGGGCCCTCTAAGTGTAGAGGAGACACCCAGGGTACAGGGAGGAACTCAACCCTCCAGGCTTCTGTTGGCTGAGGACTCAGAGGAAGAAGTAG ATTCCCTTTTGGACAAGTGTGTGGTGAAAGGACCAAGGACCTCCTCTTCGGCAACAGTCGTTCCAGAGAG TGATGAAGAAGGGCCTTCCCCTGCCCCAGATGGGCCCGGGCCACCTTCTGCCTTCAACTTGAACAGCGACACGGATGAGGAAGAAAGTCAGGAATCAGGAGCAGGGGAGGCCTCTTCAGCTGCCAGAAGAGGTACCGCTGCAGAGACGGAACAGCCTGAACCTGTCACAGCCGAGATCCAGATTGAGAAGGATCAGTGTTCCGTGAAGGAGAGGAACGGGGACACAGAAATCGAGAGGGATGTGAGGAATGGGGTGGTTCCGACTGGAGTGATTCTGGAGAGGAGCCAGCCTTCTGGGGAGGACAGTGACACAGATGTGAGTGATGAGAGTGGGCCTCGAAGAAGGCTTGTTGGGGTCCGTCCGAAAAGGGCCTGGTCTTGTAACTTCATAGACAGTGATACCGATGGAGAGGACGAGGGGATCCCTGCTACCCCAGCAGTGGTTCCCATGAAGGAGAGGCAGATCTTCCACGAAGCTGGTACACAGAGCCCCCAGGCACCTGGTGTGGCACGTTGGCAGGGGAGCCCAGCTGATGGTGATACAGATATAGAGGAGGGGGAGGCCCCCCCAGACAGAAGCCAAGCCTCCGTGGTGATCGACAGCAATACAGACGATGAGGAAGAAGTCTCAGCAGCACTGACACTGGCATGTCTAAGAGAGAGCCAGGCTG ATTCTGAAGATCTGGACCTACCAGCTACCCAGTGCTTTGTAGACAGAAAGAATCAGAGCCTGGAAG CCCCCAGCATGGAGGATGAGCCCACCCAGgccttcctgtttcctctgccccaAGAGCCTGGCCCTTCCtgttgcagctcccaggccacAG GTTCCTTGGATGAGTCATGGGAGGCGTTGGCGACACAGCCATTCTGTCCGAGAGAATCTGAGGCCTCCGAGACCCAAACCGTTGTCACCCTCCTTGACACCCATGCATCTTGGCCCTCTCCATCTAGGACAGCACAGCAAGAGCAACATCCAGAGAGCCCAGTCCATGCAGAGCCACTGGGGATGGAAGGCAGAGAGATGCAGactgtggagaaagaaatgg GTGACTTGAATTGCGAGATGCCACCTGCTCAGAAGGCTTCCAGG GGTGATCAGGAATCCCCAGATGCTTGTCTGCCTCCTGCAGCGCCTGAAGCCTCAGCCGCACTCCCAAATTCCCTCATCTCTCAGATCCAAAAACATCCCGCACCTCAGTCCCTCCTTTTTCCCTCTCTAGCTCCTTTAGAACTGCCTATTCCCAGGACCAGACAAAATGAGACTCAGGAAGCTCCAGAGACTCCCTTCTCCTCAGAGCTGAACTCTGTCCACCCAGAACCCAAAGTCAGGCTCCAGGCATCCTCTCCAGTTTCTTCTCTACCCCTTGAGCCCCACCCTACCACCCCCACAGGCCAGCCTATTGCCCTTGAACCCATATCTGGGGTCTCTCGGAGTAGGACATGTAGTTCCTTTGATGTAACTGCCTCATCAGTTGTCCCCACAGCCGTTGCACTGCAGCCATCCACCTCCACAGACAAGCCTGTCACCCCTAAGCCCACACTTCGGGCCCCTCGGGGCAGGGCACAGAGGTCTTCTGTCAAAACCCCTGTACCCAGTGTCACCACAGACCAGCCTGTTGCCCCTGAGCTCACAGCTATGGCAACTCGGGGCAGGGTACAGAGGTCTTCTGTCAAGATTCCCAAACCAGATAACCCCACAACACCCAAGCCCCAGCCTTCCACTTCTACAGACCAGCCTGTCATCCCCAAACCCACATCTCGGGCCCCTCGGGGCAGGACACCTAGGTCTTCTGCCAAGACTCCTGAACCAGCTGTCCCCACAGCCTCTGAGCTCCAGCCTGCTGCCCCTAAAGACCAGCCTGTTGCTCCTGAGCTCACATCTAGAGCCACTCGGGGCAGGACACAGAGGTCTATCAAGACTTCCAAACCAGATATGCCCACAACTCCCGAGCCCCAGCCTTCCACTTCCACAGACCAGCCTGTCACCCCCAAACCCACGTCTCGGGCCCCTCGGGGCAGGACACCTAGGTCTTCCGCCAAGACTCCTGAACCAGTTGTCTCCACAGCCTCTGAGCTCCAGCCTTCTGCCCTCACAGATGAGCCTGTCACTCCTGAGCTCACATCTAGGGCTACTCGGGGCCGGGCACAGAGGTCCTCTGTCAAAACCCCTGATCCAGTTACCACCACAACACCTGAGCTCCAGCCTTCCACCTCCACAGACCAGCTTGTCACCCCCAAACGCACATCTCGGGCCCCTCGAGGCAGGACACGTAGGTTGTCTGCCAAGACTCCTGAACCAGTTGTTCCCACAGCCTCTGAGCTCCAGCCTTCTGCCCCTGCAGACCAGCCTGTTGGTCCTTGGGCCACTCAGTGTAGAAGACATAGGTCTTCTGTCAAGACCCCAGAACCAGTTGTCCCCACAGTCCCTGAACCTCAGCCTTCCACTTCTAAAGACCAGTCTgtcactcctgagcccacatctcaGGCCACTGAGAGCCAAACACATAGGTCCTCTATCAAGACATCCCAGCCAACGGAACCCACAGCCCCTGACCTCAAACCTTCCTCCCCCACAGACCAGCTTGTCACTCCCAAGGTCATAGCTCAGGGTGGTCCAAGCAGGACAGGAAGGGCTTCCACAGCAAGTGCTGTGCTGGTTCCTACTACCCCTGAATTCCAGTCTCCAGTCCCGTCAGAACAGCCTCTTCCCCCTGACCCCATCCCCGAAGTCAACTGCAGCAGGAGGCTGAGGGCCACTAGGAAACATGGGTCTCCCACAGCTCATGTTCATGAGCCCTGCACCGTACCCCCTGAACCTAACTCCCACTCTTCAAGGAACCAAAGACATGGGGCAGTGAAAGCAGCCAAGCCCCTTAGCACCATTCCTGAGCCTGCCTTTGCCCAGCTCCCCGAGGCACCGCCTCACACTCCCCAGGTGCCAAAGGAGGAGGCAGCAGATGGATCAGGCTTCACCCCAGAGCCCCAGCCTAGGGCCTCTCAAAACCACAAGAGGCCTTCAGCTACTGCACATTCACCTCCACTTCAAAAACGGCTCCAGAGAGGGAGAGTCCCTCAGAAGGCAGCATCCCttaaggaagaagaagaaaatccaGTAGCGAGGCCGAGGAAGGAAGAG GGTGTAGTGATTCCAGGTCCaggcaagagaaagagagagcagacAGAAGAGGAGTCCCAGGGAAGACCGAGCCGCAGCCTGCGACGGACCAAACCGATGCAGGAGTCCACGGCCCCCAAA GTGCTGTTCACCGGTGTGGTGGATGCTCGCGGAGAGAGGACGGTGCTGGCCTTGGGGGGCAGTTTGGCCAGCTCGGTGGCCGAGGCTTCTCACCTGGTGACTGATCGGATCCGCCGGACGGTCAAGTTTCTGTGTGCCCTGGGCCGGGGCATCCCCATCCTCTCCCTGGCCTGGCTGCATGAG TCCCGCAAGGCAGGCTGCTTCTTGCCCCCGGACGAATATTTGGTGACTGATCCTGAGCAGGAGAAGAACTTTGGCTTCAGCCTTCGGGAGGCCCTGAGCCGAGCTCAGGAGCGAAGGCTGCTGGAG GGCTATGAGATTCACGTGACCCCCGGAGTCCAGCCACCGCCACCTCAGATGGGAGAAATCATCAGCTGCTGTGGAGGCGCCATCCTGCCCAGCATGCCCCGGTCCTACAAG CCTCAGAGGTTCGTGATCACATGTTCCCAGGACTTTCCTCGATGTGCTGTTCCATATCGGGTTGGGCTGCCTATCCTCTCACCCGAATTCCTGCTGACGGGAGTACTGAAGCAGGAAGTCAAGCCAGAggcctttgccttctccactgtgGAAATGTCATCCACCTGA